A genome region from Acidobacteriota bacterium includes the following:
- a CDS encoding FG-GAP-like repeat-containing protein, protein MHLFIRPFSSVLSISVFILSGFLATACSEPSESPSTSTQPATTNPAAAGEPVVLGVIPWFELTDSSQQPYGLDELRGQVWIAGFAGDDDTMETLAQDLAGSSWGEEVQLVSFAAGSGGQESGGWKVLSGSPDQMKHLRAALDEARQKAGAAEGDLALLDRLGRIRGFFSDSDALLQNAQEVTAEIKPFPYPADIMNPAWMEERREVQLGSAKTFGVRHDFQLTDRLPESGITFVNQVTEDSGKRYKTNHYDHGNGVIAADVDGDGRQDLYFTTQIGSNELWRNLGDGRFENITEGSGVGLADRVGVSAAFGDIDNDGDPDLFTTSVRGGNALFVNDGSGVFTDITEQAGVGLEAHSSGAVFFDYDRDGLLDLFVTNVGRYTTDEQGPGGYYIGYQIAFDGHLKPERAERSYLYRNLGENKFQDVSEQVGLMEEGWNGDAAVVDFDQDGWMDLFISDMQGHDEYYRNDRGQRFVDQSRQLFPATPFGTMGIQIFDFDNDGRLDIYLTDMHTDMVRHFPPEEEKEKLPADEMMGPDGTGSDGNHVLGNAFFRNLGNGQFEEISDLIGAENYWPWGLSSGDLNADGWEDAFVASSMSYGWRYAVNSVLLNENGQRFRDAEFILGVEPRRGGINGIPWFELDCSGADSDHFHCQGLEGKREVWGALGSRSSLIWDLDEDGDLDVVTNEFHGEPLVLISDLADNHPIHYLKVDPVGTASNRDGIGTRVVVTAGGRTFTKVLDGSSGYLSFSPLPLYFGLGEAETVDSIQITWPSGKTQTVPGPIESNQLLTVTEEG, encoded by the coding sequence ATGCATCTCTTCATCCGCCCATTCAGCTCGGTTCTGAGCATCTCGGTCTTCATCCTCAGCGGCTTTTTGGCCACAGCCTGTTCCGAGCCCTCCGAAAGCCCTTCCACTTCTACCCAACCAGCCACCACCAATCCCGCCGCAGCGGGCGAGCCGGTGGTCCTGGGAGTGATCCCCTGGTTCGAGCTCACCGACTCCTCGCAGCAACCCTACGGCCTCGACGAGCTGCGGGGGCAAGTGTGGATCGCCGGCTTCGCCGGTGACGACGACACGATGGAAACGCTGGCCCAGGACCTCGCCGGCAGCTCCTGGGGCGAAGAGGTTCAGCTGGTGAGCTTCGCCGCCGGCTCCGGTGGTCAGGAATCCGGCGGCTGGAAGGTGCTTTCCGGCTCTCCGGACCAGATGAAGCACCTGCGCGCCGCCCTCGACGAGGCTCGTCAGAAGGCGGGGGCTGCGGAGGGCGACCTCGCCCTCCTCGACCGTCTGGGCCGCATCCGGGGTTTCTTCTCCGACTCCGACGCCTTGCTCCAGAACGCCCAGGAAGTCACCGCGGAGATCAAGCCCTTCCCCTATCCGGCGGACATCATGAATCCGGCCTGGATGGAGGAGCGCCGGGAGGTCCAGCTGGGCTCCGCCAAGACCTTTGGCGTGCGCCATGACTTCCAGCTCACGGACCGCCTGCCGGAGTCCGGCATCACCTTCGTCAACCAGGTGACGGAAGACTCGGGCAAGCGCTACAAGACCAACCACTACGACCACGGCAACGGCGTCATCGCCGCCGACGTCGACGGCGACGGCCGGCAGGATCTCTACTTCACCACCCAGATCGGCAGCAACGAGCTGTGGCGCAACCTCGGCGACGGCCGCTTCGAGAACATCACCGAGGGCTCCGGCGTCGGCCTGGCGGATCGGGTGGGAGTGTCCGCCGCCTTCGGCGACATCGACAACGACGGCGACCCGGACCTCTTCACCACCTCCGTGCGCGGCGGCAACGCCCTCTTCGTCAACGACGGCAGCGGCGTCTTCACCGACATCACGGAGCAGGCCGGCGTCGGTCTCGAGGCCCATTCCTCCGGCGCGGTCTTCTTCGACTACGACCGCGACGGCCTCCTCGACCTCTTCGTCACCAACGTCGGCCGCTACACCACCGACGAGCAGGGCCCCGGCGGCTATTACATCGGCTACCAGATCGCCTTCGACGGCCACCTCAAGCCCGAACGGGCGGAGCGCAGCTACCTTTACCGCAACCTCGGCGAGAACAAATTCCAGGACGTGTCCGAGCAGGTGGGCCTGATGGAAGAAGGCTGGAACGGCGACGCCGCGGTGGTGGACTTCGACCAGGACGGCTGGATGGACCTGTTCATCAGCGACATGCAGGGGCACGACGAGTATTACCGCAACGACCGCGGCCAGCGCTTCGTCGACCAGAGCCGGCAGCTCTTCCCCGCCACCCCCTTCGGCACCATGGGCATCCAGATCTTCGACTTCGACAACGACGGACGCCTGGATATCTACCTCACCGACATGCACACCGACATGGTGCGCCACTTCCCGCCGGAGGAAGAGAAGGAGAAGCTCCCCGCCGACGAGATGATGGGTCCCGACGGCACCGGCTCCGACGGCAACCACGTCCTCGGCAACGCCTTCTTCCGCAATCTGGGCAACGGACAGTTCGAGGAGATCTCGGATCTCATCGGCGCCGAGAACTACTGGCCCTGGGGGCTGTCCAGCGGTGACCTCAACGCCGACGGCTGGGAGGACGCCTTCGTCGCCTCCAGCATGAGCTACGGCTGGCGCTACGCGGTGAACTCGGTGCTCCTCAACGAGAACGGCCAGCGCTTCCGGGACGCCGAGTTCATCCTCGGCGTCGAGCCCCGCCGCGGCGGCATCAACGGCATCCCGTGGTTCGAGCTCGACTGCTCCGGCGCCGACAGCGACCACTTCCACTGCCAGGGCCTGGAAGGCAAGCGAGAGGTCTGGGGCGCCCTCGGCAGCCGCTCGTCGCTGATCTGGGATCTGGACGAGGACGGCGACCTGGACGTGGTCACCAACGAGTTCCACGGCGAGCCCCTGGTGCTGATCAGCGACCTCGCCGACAACCATCCGATCCACTACCTGAAGGTCGATCCGGTGGGCACCGCCTCCAACCGCGACGGCATCGGCACCCGCGTCGTGGTCACCGCCGGCGGCCGCACCTTCACCAAGGTGCTGGACGGCAGCTCCGGCTACCTCTCCTTCTCGCCCCTGCCGCTCTACTTCGGCCTCGGCGAGGCGGAGACGGTGGACTCGATCCAGATCACCTGGCCCTCGGGCAAGACCCAAACCGTCCCCGGCCCCATCGAGAGCAACCAGCTGCTGACGGTGACCGAAGAAGGCTGA